One region of Hymenobacter sediminicola genomic DNA includes:
- a CDS encoding phosphoribosylformylglycinamidine synthase subunit PurQ — protein MEQTPQLPDQHTPPRPQHDDPGHEIVNREGQIVLPGYKSVDPGHESAEPLKSKEQPVDQQPTTNNQQPVQALILTGFGINCEEEFAAAYKLAGAEATIVHLNQVLHGHVSIHDYDILNFPGGFSFGDDLGSGVVLANKLRYRRNAEGRTLLDDIKEFIANGKHVMGICNGFQVLVKLGLLPDLSGTVTPEVTLTHNASGRYEDRWVKLKVNPKANSPFLKGLDTLEVPVRHGEGRLIIQDAATLAAIEAGGLNCLAYTDFDGSPTEVYPFNPNGADLNCAGLTDTTGRVFGLMPHPEAFLSLYNHPDWARRKRQNPNLSEEGDGLKLFRNIVQHVQSQRPATVAQPAAHQFSS, from the coding sequence ATGGAACAGACTCCCCAACTGCCGGACCAGCACACGCCCCCGCGCCCCCAGCACGACGACCCCGGCCACGAAATCGTGAACCGCGAAGGCCAGATTGTGCTGCCCGGCTACAAAAGCGTTGACCCCGGCCACGAATCCGCCGAGCCACTGAAAAGCAAGGAACAGCCCGTTGACCAACAACCAACAACTAACAACCAGCAACCAGTACAGGCCCTGATCCTGACGGGTTTCGGTATCAACTGCGAGGAAGAGTTTGCCGCCGCGTATAAGCTGGCCGGCGCGGAAGCTACCATCGTGCATCTCAACCAAGTGCTGCACGGCCACGTCAGCATCCACGACTACGACATCCTGAACTTCCCCGGCGGCTTCTCCTTCGGCGACGACTTGGGCTCGGGCGTAGTGCTGGCCAACAAGCTGCGCTACCGCCGCAACGCCGAGGGCCGCACGCTGCTCGATGATATCAAGGAGTTCATTGCCAACGGCAAGCACGTGATGGGCATCTGCAACGGCTTCCAGGTGCTGGTGAAGCTGGGTTTGCTGCCCGACCTGAGCGGCACCGTGACGCCCGAAGTAACCCTGACCCACAACGCCTCGGGCCGCTACGAGGACCGCTGGGTGAAGCTCAAAGTCAACCCAAAGGCAAACTCGCCCTTCCTCAAGGGCCTAGACACGCTGGAAGTGCCCGTGCGCCACGGCGAGGGGCGCCTCATTATTCAGGATGCCGCCACGCTGGCCGCCATCGAAGCCGGTGGTCTGAACTGCCTGGCCTACACCGATTTCGACGGCTCGCCCACCGAAGTCTACCCTTTCAATCCCAACGGCGCCGACCTGAACTGCGCGGGGCTCACGGATACGACCGGTCGCGTGTTTGGACTAATGCCGCATCCGGAGGCGTTTTTGTCGCTGTATAACCACCCGGATTGGGCGCGGCGCAAGCGCCAGAACCCGAATCTGAGTGAGGAAGGCGACGGGTTGAAGCTGTTCCGCAACATCGTGCAGCACGTGCAAAGCCAGCGCCCCGCCACCGTAGCGCAGCCAGCAGCCCACCAGTTTTCATCCTAA
- the pyrF gene encoding orotidine-5'-phosphate decarboxylase, with protein sequence MEKLTQRVQYANSLLCVGLDPVGDDAQVARRLAEVIDQTSEYAAAFKPNLAFFLSRENGVQLLRETVRRVPEGIPVILDGKFGDIANTADHYARFAYDIIGADGVTVNPYMGDDAIVPFARPGKLVFVLAKTSNKPAHSLQDVALTRGGSLSDCAATIARKLDEVHGGIGLVVGATNAEAVARMRALCPEQWFLVPGVGAQGGDLAATLRAGLRPDGAGLLINTSRALWQAEDAGAAARELVEQMNQLRPVTV encoded by the coding sequence ATGGAAAAGCTAACCCAACGAGTTCAGTACGCCAACAGCCTGCTTTGCGTGGGCCTCGACCCGGTGGGCGACGATGCGCAGGTAGCGCGCCGGCTGGCCGAAGTCATTGACCAAACCAGCGAATACGCCGCCGCCTTCAAGCCCAATCTGGCCTTTTTTCTGAGCCGGGAAAACGGCGTGCAGCTGCTGCGCGAAACCGTGCGGCGCGTGCCGGAAGGCATTCCAGTGATTCTGGACGGCAAGTTCGGCGACATTGCCAACACCGCCGACCACTACGCCCGCTTCGCCTACGACATCATCGGGGCCGACGGCGTGACGGTGAACCCCTACATGGGCGACGACGCCATTGTGCCCTTCGCCCGGCCCGGTAAGCTGGTGTTCGTGCTGGCCAAAACCTCGAACAAGCCCGCGCACTCCTTGCAGGATGTGGCCCTCACCCGCGGCGGCAGCCTCTCGGATTGCGCGGCCACCATTGCCCGCAAGCTCGATGAAGTGCACGGCGGCATTGGGCTGGTGGTAGGCGCCACCAACGCCGAGGCCGTAGCCCGCATGCGCGCCCTCTGCCCCGAACAGTGGTTTCTGGTGCCCGGCGTGGGTGCCCAGGGCGGCGACCTAGCCGCCACCCTTCGCGCCGGCCTCCGCCCCGACGGCGCCGGCCTGCTCATCAATACGTCGCGCGCGTTATGGCAGGCCGAAGATGCCGGCGCCGCCGCCCGGGAGCTGGTGGAGCAAATGAATCAGCTGCGGCCGGTAACGGTGTAA
- a CDS encoding phosphoribosylformylglycinamidine synthase subunit PurL: protein MEASQRTIQLLLKPGQHDGEGQRVAEAAHRHLGLRTGRVQSTALYTVRYPLSDQQLRDFATHCLQDPVLHDVAFDEFRHDAHYQSYILVAKLPGVTDDEGISAQNALGDLLNEPLDTHTQHIFSKRLYFLEEALPESSLRQLAQELLGNKMINRFETGPITDIRDYTPRPGGGAESITETVPLVGLSDEELQKLSKDNLYALNLEEMRAVRDHYTSTREERQAAGLPQDPTDCELEIIAQTWSEHCKHKEFSALIKYKDADTGEEFEVDSLFKTYIKDATSEVDRQLRANGNDWLIKVFSDNAGAVRINPESLFVWKVETHNSPSAIDPYGGAITGILGNNRDPLATGIGGARLLFNTNVLCFGNPEFDGTLLSNQLHPRRIFEGVRKGIEDGGNKSGVPTVNGSIVFDDRYAGKPLVYCGTGAVMPMQLAGLDSWEKNIDAQDRIIMAGGRVGKDGIHGATFSSIELDETSPATAVQIGSPITQKLAMDFLILATRRGLIKCSTDNGAGGLSSSIGELATISGGAVVELEKVPLKYPGLRPWEIFVSESQERFSLAVEPAKLNELLALGREMEVELTDIGYFTADGSLDVRFDGESVARLDMEFLHNGVPRKVLEAEWSKPTAQEPNLAADLDYTDVLSRLLGSLNICSRESVIRQYDHEVKGRTIIKPLMGATGQAPQDAAVVRFNFESWEGVAVSNGILPRFGDLDAYHMSAGAFDEAVRQIVAVGGKLPNLSYGDGNFWSVNDNFCVPDSVYDPISNPDGKHKLAKLVRMCQALRDATAAYCIPLTSGKDSMKNDFKADGVKISVPPTVLYSMTAKMEDVRKAITSDFKQADDVVYLLGETYDELGGSEFYQLFGELGANVPKVRFEQAKALYTLMGQANDQGLIQSCHDLSDGGLAVTLAEATFGYGFGAEVELPEGLPVHVQLFSESHSRFVATVAPEDVVAFEQHFGGRATRLGRVTPDGQLTVQQAGKTIIAASTAALRHEWTNGPVNRIIGFGHPETAH, encoded by the coding sequence TTGGAAGCTAGCCAAAGAACCATTCAGCTGCTGCTCAAGCCCGGCCAACACGACGGCGAGGGCCAGCGCGTAGCCGAAGCGGCCCACCGCCACCTGGGCCTGCGCACCGGCCGCGTACAAAGCACCGCCCTCTACACGGTGCGCTACCCCCTCTCGGACCAGCAGCTGCGCGACTTCGCCACCCACTGCCTTCAGGACCCGGTGCTGCATGACGTGGCCTTCGATGAGTTCCGCCACGACGCCCACTACCAAAGCTACATCCTCGTCGCCAAGCTGCCCGGCGTCACCGACGACGAAGGCATTTCGGCCCAGAACGCCCTCGGCGACCTTCTCAACGAGCCGCTCGATACTCATACCCAGCACATCTTCTCGAAACGGCTCTACTTCCTCGAAGAAGCCCTGCCCGAGAGCAGTCTGCGCCAACTCGCGCAGGAACTGCTGGGCAACAAGATGATCAACCGCTTCGAAACCGGCCCCATCACCGATATCCGCGACTATACGCCGCGGCCCGGTGGCGGGGCCGAATCGATTACGGAAACCGTGCCGCTGGTTGGTTTGTCGGATGAGGAGCTGCAGAAGCTGTCGAAAGACAATCTCTACGCCCTGAACCTGGAGGAAATGCGCGCCGTGCGCGACCATTACACCAGCACCCGGGAGGAGCGCCAGGCCGCCGGTCTGCCCCAGGATCCGACGGATTGCGAGCTGGAAATCATTGCCCAAACCTGGTCGGAGCACTGCAAGCACAAGGAGTTTTCGGCCCTGATTAAATACAAGGATGCCGACACGGGCGAGGAGTTCGAAGTCGATTCCCTGTTTAAAACTTACATCAAAGACGCCACTTCGGAAGTAGACCGGCAGCTCCGCGCCAACGGCAACGACTGGCTGATTAAGGTGTTCAGCGACAACGCCGGGGCCGTACGCATCAACCCCGAGTCGCTGTTCGTGTGGAAAGTCGAAACCCACAATTCGCCCTCGGCCATCGACCCGTATGGTGGGGCCATCACGGGCATTCTGGGCAACAACCGCGACCCGCTGGCGACTGGCATCGGGGGGGCGCGGCTCTTGTTCAACACCAACGTGCTCTGCTTCGGCAACCCCGAGTTTGATGGCACGCTGCTGAGCAACCAGCTGCACCCGCGCCGCATTTTTGAGGGCGTGCGCAAGGGCATCGAGGACGGCGGCAATAAGTCGGGCGTGCCCACCGTGAACGGCAGCATCGTGTTCGATGACCGGTACGCCGGCAAGCCGCTGGTATATTGCGGCACCGGCGCCGTGATGCCGATGCAGCTGGCCGGGCTGGACTCCTGGGAAAAGAACATCGACGCCCAGGACCGCATCATCATGGCCGGCGGCCGGGTGGGCAAAGACGGCATCCACGGCGCGACGTTCAGCAGCATTGAACTGGACGAAACCTCACCCGCCACGGCCGTGCAGATTGGCTCGCCCATCACCCAGAAGCTGGCTATGGACTTCCTGATCCTGGCCACGCGGCGCGGCCTCATCAAGTGCAGCACCGACAACGGTGCGGGCGGTTTGTCGTCGAGCATTGGCGAGCTGGCCACCATCAGCGGCGGAGCCGTGGTGGAGCTGGAAAAAGTGCCGCTGAAATACCCCGGCCTCCGTCCTTGGGAAATCTTTGTTTCAGAGTCGCAGGAGCGGTTTTCTTTGGCCGTAGAACCCGCCAAGCTGAACGAGCTGCTGGCCTTGGGCCGGGAGATGGAAGTGGAGCTGACCGACATCGGCTATTTCACCGCCGATGGCAGCCTCGACGTGCGTTTTGATGGCGAATCGGTGGCGCGGCTGGACATGGAGTTTCTGCACAACGGCGTACCGCGTAAAGTGCTGGAAGCGGAGTGGAGCAAGCCTACGGCGCAGGAGCCGAATCTGGCGGCTGACCTTGACTATACTGACGTACTGAGCCGCCTGCTGGGCAGCCTCAACATCTGCTCCCGCGAATCGGTGATTCGGCAGTACGACCACGAGGTGAAGGGCCGCACGATTATCAAGCCGCTGATGGGCGCTACCGGCCAGGCCCCGCAGGATGCGGCCGTGGTGCGCTTTAATTTCGAGAGCTGGGAAGGCGTGGCCGTGAGCAACGGCATCCTGCCCCGCTTCGGTGATTTGGACGCCTACCACATGTCGGCCGGCGCGTTTGACGAGGCCGTGCGCCAGATCGTGGCCGTGGGCGGCAAACTGCCCAACCTCAGCTACGGCGACGGCAACTTCTGGTCCGTGAACGACAACTTCTGCGTGCCCGACTCGGTGTACGACCCCATCAGCAACCCCGATGGCAAGCACAAGCTGGCCAAGCTGGTGCGCATGTGCCAAGCCCTGCGCGACGCCACGGCGGCCTACTGCATCCCGCTCACCTCGGGCAAGGACTCGATGAAAAACGACTTCAAAGCCGACGGCGTGAAGATTTCGGTGCCGCCCACGGTGCTGTACTCCATGACCGCCAAGATGGAGGATGTCCGCAAAGCCATTACGTCCGACTTCAAGCAGGCCGATGACGTGGTGTACCTGCTGGGTGAAACCTACGACGAGCTGGGCGGCTCGGAGTTCTATCAGCTTTTCGGCGAGCTGGGGGCCAACGTGCCCAAAGTGCGCTTCGAGCAGGCCAAAGCCCTCTACACGCTGATGGGCCAGGCCAACGACCAGGGCCTGATTCAGAGCTGCCACGACTTGTCGGATGGCGGCCTGGCAGTGACGCTGGCCGAGGCGACGTTTGGCTACGGTTTCGGGGCCGAGGTGGAATTACCGGAAGGCCTGCCGGTGCATGTGCAGCTGTTTTCAGAGTCGCACTCCCGGTTTGTAGCCACGGTGGCCCCCGAGGATGTGGTGGCGTTTGAGCAGCACTTCGGCGGGCGCGCCACGCGCCTGGGCCGCGTCACGCCGGATGGCCAGCTGACGGTACAACAGGCGGGTAAAACCATCATTGCGGCCAGCACGGCGGCTCTGCGCCACGAGTGGACCAACGGTCCGGTAAACCGCATTATCGGCTTCGGCCACCCCGAAACCGCGCACTAA
- a CDS encoding dihydroorotate dehydrogenase: MQLGQLTLRNPVCLAAASWQLEGAGYERLGAIFTRTVTMEPQPGLYEEGIWQVNEQTLLNATHMRTESAEILVQEHLPNLRRYGVPVFVSITAPGIPGFRKIARFLARETAGLIAGVEVYIAQPDAGQGEELTAQFVRDATQAVRNELGPAAAVIVKLPPWPEHIRSLALGAQEGGADALAATNLLKALHLPDDATAAPMVGGLSGEALRPVALRCVWELAHDERITLPIFGTGGVFTASHVTDYLRCGASAVQIASGEWLEPGLTARLATECAHLHPETVSSEWKS; encoded by the coding sequence ATGCAACTCGGACAACTTACGCTGCGGAACCCCGTGTGCCTAGCCGCCGCCAGCTGGCAGCTGGAAGGCGCGGGCTACGAGCGGCTGGGGGCTATCTTCACCCGCACCGTCACGATGGAGCCCCAGCCCGGGCTCTACGAGGAAGGCATCTGGCAGGTAAACGAGCAGACCTTGCTCAACGCCACCCACATGCGCACCGAAAGCGCCGAGATTCTGGTGCAGGAGCACTTGCCCAACCTGCGCCGCTACGGCGTGCCGGTGTTTGTGAGCATCACAGCCCCTGGCATCCCTGGCTTCCGCAAGATTGCCCGCTTCCTGGCCCGCGAAACCGCCGGCCTGATTGCCGGCGTGGAAGTGTACATTGCCCAGCCTGACGCCGGGCAAGGGGAGGAGTTGACCGCGCAGTTTGTGCGCGACGCCACCCAAGCCGTGCGCAACGAGCTAGGCCCCGCGGCTGCAGTCATCGTGAAGCTGCCGCCGTGGCCCGAGCATATTCGGAGCCTGGCGCTGGGGGCGCAGGAAGGCGGGGCCGATGCGTTGGCTGCCACCAACTTGCTCAAAGCCCTGCATTTACCCGACGATGCTACGGCCGCGCCGATGGTCGGGGGATTGTCGGGAGAAGCACTGCGGCCGGTGGCGCTACGGTGCGTGTGGGAACTGGCACACGATGAGCGGATTACGCTGCCTATCTTCGGAACGGGCGGCGTGTTCACGGCCAGCCATGTGACGGATTACCTGCGTTGCGGGGCCTCGGCTGTGCAGATTGCCAGCGGTGAGTGGCTGGAGCCCGGCCTCACGGCCCGCCTAGCCACCGAGTGCGCCCACCTTCACCCTGAAACCGTTTCCTCCGAATGGAAAAGCTAA
- the pyrE gene encoding orotate phosphoribosyltransferase — protein MTVISAHTPPTPFTPETLEQQLLQEDALLRGHFRLSSGLHSDTYVQCARFLRRPDLAAPAAAELAHRIQAAGLQPDVVVGPAMGGVVIGYELARQLGVPGIFTERDDAGQMTLRRGFTIEPGQKIVIAEDVVTTGKSTNEVARLLEALGAKVLAVVSLIDRTSGKAGLSFPNFALLPVTAATYAPDECPLCRAGIPVVKPGSRPDKAFS, from the coding sequence ATGACTGTAATATCCGCACACACTCCTCCCACTCCCTTCACCCCCGAAACCCTGGAGCAGCAGCTGTTGCAGGAAGATGCGCTGCTGCGCGGGCACTTCCGTCTGTCCTCGGGCCTGCATTCTGATACCTACGTGCAATGTGCCCGGTTTCTGCGCCGGCCCGACTTAGCCGCGCCGGCCGCGGCGGAGCTGGCCCACCGGATTCAGGCGGCCGGTTTGCAGCCCGATGTGGTAGTGGGGCCGGCTATGGGCGGCGTGGTGATTGGCTACGAGTTGGCCCGGCAATTAGGCGTGCCCGGCATCTTCACGGAGCGCGACGACGCGGGCCAGATGACGCTGCGGCGCGGCTTTACCATCGAGCCTGGCCAGAAAATCGTCATTGCCGAGGACGTGGTGACTACTGGTAAGAGCACCAATGAAGTAGCCCGGCTGCTGGAAGCGCTGGGGGCAAAAGTTTTGGCCGTGGTTAGTTTAATTGACCGCACTAGTGGGAAAGCTGGCCTTTCTTTTCCGAACTTTGCCCTGCTGCCGGTCACGGCGGCTACCTACGCACCCGATGAGTGCCCGCTGTGCCGGGCAGGTATTCCGGTAGTAAAACCGGGCAGTCGGCCCGATAAAGCGTTTTCTTAA